The genomic window GGCCGGCGTCTCCGGCGGGCCAGCCTCGGTGGCTGGGGTTGGCGTGGGCTCCGGGGCGGCGGGGGTTCCGGCGGCCGGGGAGTCGGCCGGAACCGGCGCGGCGGCCGGGGTGGTGGAGTCGGACTGCCCGTGCTCGACGCGGGACAGCTCGGCGGTGGGGTGCGACGGCTCGGCGTCGGCGGGAGCCGGCGACCGCTGCGGGTCGGTCTCGTACTCGGTCATGGGACCACCTTCTCCCCTGGCTCTGCGATCAGCCTGGAACGTGCCTGAATGTTTTCTGAAAGTCAGTCGGACTGGTCCGCGGTCTCCGGCAGCAGCGGCAGCTTGACCCGGAAGGTCGCCCCGCCGCCGGGCGTCTCGGCCACCTCCACGGTGCCGTGGTGGGCCCCGACGAGCGCCGCCACGATGGCCAGCCCGAGCCCGGTGCTGGTGGTCCCACCGGCCCGCCGGGTCCGCGCCGCGTCGGCCCGGTAGAACCGCTCGAAGACCCGCTCGGCCTGCTCCGGGGTCAGCCCCGGACCGGTGTCCGCGACCTCCACCACGGCCAGGTTGCCCGGCTCGGTCCGCAGCCGCAGGGTCACCGAGGCGTCCGGCGGCGTGTGGGTGAGCGCGTTGGTCATCAGGTTGCCGATCACCTGTCGCAGCCGGGCGTCGTCGCCGTACACCACCAGCGGGCCGGCGCCCGGTTCGATGTCCAGCTCGATCCGCCGGTCCGGGGCGACCGCCCGGGCCGCCTGCACCGCGTCGCTGGCCAGCACCGGCAGCTCCACCGGCGCCAGGGCGATCGGCCGCTCCCGGTCCAGCCGGGCGAGCAGCAGCAGGTCCTCCACCAGCAGCCCCATCCGGGCCGCCTCGTCCTCGATCCGACGGAGCAGGCCGGCGGTCTGCTCCGGCTCGCGGGCCGCGCCCTGCCGGTACAGCTCGGCGAAGCCACGGATGGTGGTCAGCGGGGTACGCAGCTCGTGCGAGGCGTCCGCGACGAACTGTCGCATCCGCTCCTCGGAGCGGCGGGCCCGGGCCTCGGAGGCCTGCGCCGCCGCCGCCGCGTCCCGGGCGCTGACCTCGGCGCTGCGGGCCGCCGCCTCGGAGGCGGCGCGGGCGGTGAAGGCGGCCTCGATCTGGGCGAGCATCGCGTTCAGCGCCCGGGAGAGCCGGCCCAGCTCGGAGGTGGGGCAGGGGCGCCCCTCCTCGGGGTCGGGCACCCGTCGGGTGAGGTCGCCGCCGGCGATGGCCGCGGCGGTCCGTTCGATCTCGACGAGGGGCTTGAGGCTGGTCCGGACGATCGCCGCGCCGACCGAGGCCAGGATGATCATCACCGCCCCGCCGACCAATAGGTCGATCCAGATCAGGCGCTTGACGGCCAGGTCGACGTCGGTGAGGTGCTGTCCGAAGGCGATGATGCGGCCGTTGCCGAGGTCGGTGTAGAGCATCCGCCAGCGGGTGCGGCCGTCCTCGGAACGCACGGTGAACGGCTCACCCACCCGCGCCTGGTAGCCGGCATAGTCCACCGGAAAGCGCGGCAGCTCTTCCGTGCTCATCCCTGAGTAGCGCGAGGGTTCCTGCACGCCGTCGGCAGGGGTGGCCTGTGCGGCCACGTAGTCGGAGGGGATGTTGACCAGGAGTCGCCCTCCGCCGGCCTGGTCCAGCGCCCGGGCGACGCTCAAGGTGTCGCCGCGGAGTTGCTCGTCCACCTGGGCGATCAGGTAGTCCCGGAGGAAGTAGGTGGTGAGTGCGCTGATCACGACCAGGGCGGCGGCCACCAGGGCCAGCACCGAGGTGACCAGCTTGACGCGGAGCGGGACGCTGCGCAGCCGTCCCTTCGCCTGCTGGAGCGTGTTCACGCCGCCGGCTTGCGCAGCACGTAGCCCACCCCGCGCAGGGTGTGGATCAGCCGGGGCTGGGTGTTGTCGACCTTGCGCCGCAGGTAGGAGATGTAGGACTCGACGATGTTGTCGTCGCCCCGGAAGTCGTAGTTCCAGACGTGGTCGAGGATCTGCGCCTTGGAGAGCACCCGGTTCGCGTTGAGCATGAGGTAGCGCAGCAGCTTGAACTCGGTCGGCGAGAGCTGCACCCGCTGACCGGCCCGGTGCACCTCGTGGGTCTCCTCGTCCAGCTCCAGGTCGGCGAAGGTGAGCCGGGACGGCGCCTGCTCCCCGGTGGCGGTACGCCGCAGCACGGCCCGGATGCGGGCGGTCAACTCCTCCAGGCTGAACGGCTTGGTGACGTAGTCGTCGCCGCCCAGGGTCAGCCCGCGGATCTTGTCGTCGGTGGCGTCCCGCGCGGTCAGGAAGACCACCGGGGTACGCGTGCCGCCCTCGCGGAGCATCCGGATGACCTCGAAGCCGTCCAGGTCGGGCAGCATCACGTCGAGCACCACCAGGTCGGGCCGGTGGTCCTTGGCGGCGTGCAGCGCGGCGCTGCCGCTGGTCGCGGTGGCCACGTCGAAGCCCGCGAAGCGCAGGCTCGCGGAGAGCAGCTCGAGGATGTTCGGGTCGTCCTCGACGACGAGCAGTCGGGCCTCGGTCTGGGTAGCCACCATGTGGCCCATCATCCGCGCTCTCGCTGCGGCTCCGCTGGGCGGTTCCTGGAAACAACCTGTGAGCCCGATCCCCGACCCCGGCGGGCCGGGGACCGCCGTCAGCGCAGCAGCCGGCGCAGCCCGTCCAGCGCCCCGTCCAGCACCCGGATCGCGGTCCGCAGCTGGCTGTCGCTGAGCCGGCCGGCCCGGACCAGCGCGCCGACCTCGACGGTGAACGCGGCGAGCCGCTGGTCGAACTCGGCGAGCAGCGGCGACTCGGCGGCCGGCGGGGCGCCGTTGGCGGCGGGCCGGGCCGGCGGCGGCTCCCAGCGGGCCGCCCGGCTCTGCCGGGTCTGCCGGGTCGCCTCGCGCAGCTCGCGCTTGAGGTCGCGCACCGAGCCGCGTACCTCGGTCTGGATCTCGCCGGCCAGGGCGGAGAGGTCCTCGACGGAGGTGGTGATGTCCGATTCCAGGGTGGCCAGCTCACCGGCGCGCTGGCGCAGCTCCGACCGGCCCGCGTCGGTGATCTCGTAGACCTTGCGGCCGCCGGCGGCGGTGTGGGTCACCAGGCCCTCGACCTCCAGCCGTTGCAGCCGGGGGTAGATGGTGCCGGCGCTCGGCGCGTACAGGCCGAGGAAGCGGTCCTCCAGCAGCCGGATCAGCTCGTAGCCGTGCCGGGGGCCGTCGTCGAGGAGCTTGAGCAGGTAGAGCCGGAGCCGCCCGTGACTGAACACGGCGGTCACGGCAGCTCCTCCTCGTCGGCCTCGTCCGTCTCCTCGACCGGCCGGGCCAGCAGCGCGATGCTGCCCGACGTCGCGGAGGCCCAGAGCTTACCCTCGCCCGCGCCGAGGACGCCGTGGCTGTCCTTGGTCGCGCCGAGCCCGGCGTCGCCGCGTACCTGGGGGAAGCCGCTGGTGATCCGGCCGGAGGTGGTGTGCAGGTGGACGGCGAGGTCGCTGTCCTCGCGGACCCGGACGGTGACGCTGCCGGAGATGGTGCTGAGCCGGATCTCGCTGCGCCGGGGGTTGTCCAGGTCGCAGGTGATCGCCCCGGAGACGGTGTTCGCGTGCACCCTCCCGGCCGCGCTGTCGGCGAGGATCACCTCGCCGGAGACGGTCTCCAGGGTCAGGTCGCCGGCCACCCCGAGCGCCTCCACCGGACCGGAGATGATCTTCGCGGCGGTCCGGCCGCGGAGCCCCATCAGGGTGATCTGCCCGGAGGTGACGTCCACCTGGGTCTCCCGGCGCAGGCCGGAGGCGACCAGCGAACCGTCGATCAGGCGCAGGTCGGCCAGCACGTCGGCCGGTACGGCGATGGAGACCTCCGCCCGGAACCGGCGGCCGAGCTGGCCGAGCCACCAGAGGATCCCCGGCCAGCGCGGGATCCGCTCGTGGCCGACGTGCAGCCGGCCGTCCCGGTGCTCCACGACGACCGGCCGCCGGCTGACCCGGGTGACGTCGACGCGGGCCGGTCCGTCGGTGCCGACCACGTTCAGCCGGCCGGTGATCAGGCGTACGTCGAGCCGGGTGACCGGCTCGTCCAGGGTGATCCGCTGTGGGCTGTCGACCGTCCAGCTGGCCATCGTGTCCTCCCCTCGGTGACGTGCCGGCGGCACGTCGAGCGACGAGGAGATACTAACGCGATACATCGCGACGTATCAAGACTGCCGCGGGTCGGGGATCTGTCAGGCCGCCAGGTCCAGCTCCCCCACGGGCACGGGCGGGGCGGGGCGCCGGGCCGCGGGGACCAGGTGCACCGCCGACTCGGCGGCCCGGGCCAGCAGCCGACGGTCCGCGGCCACGGCCGGGTACAGCGTCGCGGTCACCGCCACCGACAGGGTCAGGTCGCGGGCCGCCAGCACCCGGCGTACCGATTCCCAGAGGGTCTCGTCGCCGAGGAAGGCCGCCGCCGTCGTCGCCGGGCCGGTCGCGGCACACCGGTAGCCGATCCGCAGCGGCACCACCGGCACCCCGGCGTCGATCGCCGCCTGGAACATGGCCGGCCGGAACCCCCGGCCCGGCCGGCAGTCGGCCGCCTCGCCGCACCAGGTGGTCCCCTCGGGGAAGACCGCGACCCGGTGACCGGCGCGCAGCGCGGCCGCGACCCGGCCCACCGTGGCCGGCAGCTCACGGGGACGCGCCCGGTCCACGAAGACCGTGCCGGCCGCGGCGGCGAGCTGACCCACCATCGGCCAGGCCCGTACCTCCCGCTTCGCCAGCATCCGCGCTGGCGCCACGGCCAGCACCGCCAGCACGTCCAGCCAGGAGACGTGGTTGGCGACCAGCAGGGCCCGCCGGCGCGGCAGCCGGCCCCGGACCACCAGCCGGATGCCGAGGGCCCGCAACGTCCACCGGGCCCAGCCGCGCACCGCGGCGTCGCGCTCCCGGCCGGGCAGCACCGGGAGCAGGCCGGCCAGACCGACCCCGAGCACGAGCATGCCGAGTACGCCCACCAGGCGGCCCGCCCGACGCAGGGGCGGCACGGCCGGATCGGCCGCGGCCGGCAGGCAGTCCGGCCCGCAGCCGGAGGCGGGCCGCCAGAGGTCGTCGGCGGTCACCGCTGCTCCCCGCCGAGGAAGTGGCGCAGGTAGCGGGGGTTCATCCGGTCCAGCGAGAAGAGCACGTAGAAGTCGGCGACCCCGAAGTCCGGGTCGTACGCCGGCTCGCCGCAGACCCAGGCGCCGAGCCGGAGGTACCCGCGCAGCAGCGGCGGGACCAGGGCGCGACGCTCGGCCGGCGGCAGGCTCGCCGGGTCGACCACGATCGGCGCCTCGGCGGACCACGGGCGCAGCGGGCGGACCCGCAGCGGCGGCGGCGCCAGGTGCCGGGCGCTGACCTGGGCCCACACCTCGGCGGCGGCCGTCCCGCCGTCGGCCACCGGCACCGAGGCGCAGCCGCCGAGCCAGCGCGACCCGCGCAGGTGCAGGTACCGGGTGATGCCGGCCCACATCAGGTTGATCACCGCGCCGGACCGGTGGTCCGGGTGTACGCAGGACCGGCCGGCCTCGACCAGGTCGTCGCGGAGCGGGTCGAGCGCGGAGAGGTCGAACTCGCCCTCGGCGTACCGGCGGTCGGTGCGACCGGGCGGCAGCAGCCGGTAGGTCCCGACCACCTCGCCGGTGCTCTCCCGCAACACGACCAGGTGGTCGCAGTGGGCGTCGAACTCGTCCGTGTCCAGTCCGGCGGCGCCCGGATGGAGGGTCGCCCCGAGTTCGGTGGCGAACACCTGGTGGCGCAGACGTTGCGCGGCCGCGACCAGGGTGGGGTCGTCGGCGATCAGCAGGGTGTATCCGCTGGTCGTGAGGGGTGCGCCAGCAGCGTGCAGAACGGCCATGGGTATCTGTGTAAGGGCCTCGGGTTGCCGGCTGCGGGGGTGCGGGGTGTCGATCCGGTGAACGCCAACCGGCGCCCGGGTCCCCCCTTCACCTGCGGGGACCGCCGCCGGGCGGCGCGGCGGGCGGGCGTCGACCGGTGCGGCGGGGCCGGAGGCGGCGTGCGAGGCTGCCGGGGCGGAGCCCGGCGACGCGGCCGGAGCCCGGACCAGCCCGGAGGACGTACATGATCATCGAGTCGCGCTTCAACGGCCCGCCCGGCTCCGGCAACGGCGGCTGGAGCGCAGGGGTCTTCGCGGCGGCGCTCGACGACCGCGGCCCGGTGGAGGTCACGCTGCGCCGACCGCCGCCGCTGGAGACCCCGCTCGTCGCGGTCGACGGCGAGATCCGCGACCCGGACGGCCAGGTCGTCGCGCAGGTACGCCGGGTCGAGCCGTTCCCGGCAGTGGTGCCCCCGGTGGACCCGGCGACCGCGGCGGCCGCGGCCCGGACGTACCCCGGCCTGGTGGACCACCCGTTCCCCGGCTGCTACGTCTGCGGGCCGGCGAACCCGGACGGGCTGCGGATCTTCCCCGGCCGGCTGCCGGACGGGCGGACCGCGGCGCCGTTCCGCGCGCCGGAGCAGGTGGTGCCGGCGACGGTCTGGGCCGCGCTGGACTGCCCCGGCGGCTGGGCGGTGATCGCGCCGGGCCGCCCGTACGTGCTCGGCCGGATCGCCGCGGTGGTCGACGCGCTGCCCGCGCCGGGCGACGAGTGCGTGGTGACCGGGGCGATGGTCGGCGCCGAGGGGCGCAAGGCGGAGGTGCACTCGAGTCTCTACGGCCCGGACGGCGGCCTGCTCGGCCACGCCCGGGCGACCTGGATCGCGCTGCCGCCGGCCTGACGCCTCCTCCCTGGGGATGATCGCCTCCTGCCCAGGAGGGAGACATGCCTACGGACAGCGCCTGATTGACCCGCTTGCGCCGCCTTGCCAGGCTGGGCCCGGCGCCCTCCGCGACGGCGTCCCACCGGCGCGCCCGCGCGTCGTGGCAGGAGAGGAGAACGATGTCCGACGGGCAGTGGAGCCCCAGCGCCGGGACCGGCCAGATCGTGGTGTCCGGACTGACCAAGCAGTACAAGAACGTCCGGGCGGTCGACGACCTGTCTTTCACCGTCGAACCGGGGCGGGTGACCGGCTTCCTCGGCCCGAACGGCGCCGGCAAGACGACCACCCTGCGCATGCTGCTGAACCTGGTCGCCCCGACGGCCGGCACGGCGACCATCGGCGGCCGGCGGTACGCCGACCTGACCGACCCGCTGCGCTCGGTGGGCGCGGTGCTGGAGGCCTCCAGCGCGCACAAGGGCCGCACCGGGATCAACCACCTGCGGGTGATCTGCGCGGCGGCGGGACTGCCCCGCGGGCGGGCCGACGAGGCGCTCGCCCTGGTCGGGCTCACCCCGGCCGCGAAGCGCAAGTTCAAGGGCTACTCGCTGGGCATGAAGCAGCGGCTCGGCATCGCGGCCGCGATGCTCGGCGACCCGCAGGTGCTGATCCTGGACGAGCCGGCGAACGGCCTCGACCCGGAGGGCATCCGGTGGATGCGCGGCTTCCTCAAGGGGCTGGCCACCCAGGGCCGGACGGTGCTGGTCTCCAGCCACCTGCTGTCGGAGATGCAGCTGCTCGCCGACGACGTGGTGATCATCGCGGCCGGCCGGCTGATCCGGCAGGGGCCGGTGGACCAGGTGATCGGCTCGATGGCGCACGGCGCCCGGGTGCGGGTCCGCACCCCGCAGGCGGACGAGCTGACCACGGCGCTGCGCGAGCAGGCCGCCACGGTGGAGACCGACGAGCACGGCGCGCTGCTGGTCGCCGGGGTGGACGCGCCCACCGTGGGCCGGATCGCCCTGGCCGCCAAGGTGGAGCTGCACGAGCTGACCACCGAACGCCCCGACCTCGAAGGGGTCTTCCTCGAACTGACGGCCGGAAAGGCGGACATCCGATGAACCTGGTCCGATCCGAGCTGCTCAAGATCCGTACCACCAACACCTGGTGGCTCTTCGGCATCGGCGCGCTGGTCACCCTGGTGCTGGCGTTCCTGGTGAACGCGGTGAACGCCGACATCAACCTCTCCGGCGGGCAGGACCTGGAGGGGGTGCCGGCGGAGCAGGCCGAGCAGATCCGGGCCACCGCCAACGAGGTCTACCAGGCGGCCAACCTCTTCACCTCGGGGCAGTACTTCGGGCTGCTCTTCGTGCTGCTGCTCGGCATCATCGTGGTGACCAACGAGTTCTACCACCAGAC from Micromonospora kangleipakensis includes these protein-coding regions:
- a CDS encoding DUF4097 family beta strand repeat-containing protein, with translation MASWTVDSPQRITLDEPVTRLDVRLITGRLNVVGTDGPARVDVTRVSRRPVVVEHRDGRLHVGHERIPRWPGILWWLGQLGRRFRAEVSIAVPADVLADLRLIDGSLVASGLRRETQVDVTSGQITLMGLRGRTAAKIISGPVEALGVAGDLTLETVSGEVILADSAAGRVHANTVSGAITCDLDNPRRSEIRLSTISGSVTVRVREDSDLAVHLHTTSGRITSGFPQVRGDAGLGATKDSHGVLGAGEGKLWASATSGSIALLARPVEETDEADEEELP
- a CDS encoding ABC transporter ATP-binding protein codes for the protein MSDGQWSPSAGTGQIVVSGLTKQYKNVRAVDDLSFTVEPGRVTGFLGPNGAGKTTTLRMLLNLVAPTAGTATIGGRRYADLTDPLRSVGAVLEASSAHKGRTGINHLRVICAAAGLPRGRADEALALVGLTPAAKRKFKGYSLGMKQRLGIAAAMLGDPQVLILDEPANGLDPEGIRWMRGFLKGLATQGRTVLVSSHLLSEMQLLADDVVIIAAGRLIRQGPVDQVIGSMAHGARVRVRTPQADELTTALREQAATVETDEHGALLVAGVDAPTVGRIALAAKVELHELTTERPDLEGVFLELTAGKADIR
- a CDS encoding PadR family transcriptional regulator, encoding MTAVFSHGRLRLYLLKLLDDGPRHGYELIRLLEDRFLGLYAPSAGTIYPRLQRLEVEGLVTHTAAGGRKVYEITDAGRSELRQRAGELATLESDITTSVEDLSALAGEIQTEVRGSVRDLKRELREATRQTRQSRAARWEPPPARPAANGAPPAAESPLLAEFDQRLAAFTVEVGALVRAGRLSDSQLRTAIRVLDGALDGLRRLLR
- a CDS encoding lysophospholipid acyltransferase family protein, with product MTADDLWRPASGCGPDCLPAAADPAVPPLRRAGRLVGVLGMLVLGVGLAGLLPVLPGRERDAAVRGWARWTLRALGIRLVVRGRLPRRRALLVANHVSWLDVLAVLAVAPARMLAKREVRAWPMVGQLAAAAGTVFVDRARPRELPATVGRVAAALRAGHRVAVFPEGTTWCGEAADCRPGRGFRPAMFQAAIDAGVPVVPLRIGYRCAATGPATTAAAFLGDETLWESVRRVLAARDLTLSVAVTATLYPAVAADRRLLARAAESAVHLVPAARRPAPPVPVGELDLAA
- a CDS encoding response regulator transcription factor gives rise to the protein MVATQTEARLLVVEDDPNILELLSASLRFAGFDVATATSGSAALHAAKDHRPDLVVLDVMLPDLDGFEVIRMLREGGTRTPVVFLTARDATDDKIRGLTLGGDDYVTKPFSLEELTARIRAVLRRTATGEQAPSRLTFADLELDEETHEVHRAGQRVQLSPTEFKLLRYLMLNANRVLSKAQILDHVWNYDFRGDDNIVESYISYLRRKVDNTQPRLIHTLRGVGYVLRKPAA
- a CDS encoding GNAT family N-acetyltransferase, which codes for MAVLHAAGAPLTTSGYTLLIADDPTLVAAAQRLRHQVFATELGATLHPGAAGLDTDEFDAHCDHLVVLRESTGEVVGTYRLLPPGRTDRRYAEGEFDLSALDPLRDDLVEAGRSCVHPDHRSGAVINLMWAGITRYLHLRGSRWLGGCASVPVADGGTAAAEVWAQVSARHLAPPPLRVRPLRPWSAEAPIVVDPASLPPAERRALVPPLLRGYLRLGAWVCGEPAYDPDFGVADFYVLFSLDRMNPRYLRHFLGGEQR
- a CDS encoding HAMP domain-containing sensor histidine kinase, yielding MNTLQQAKGRLRSVPLRVKLVTSVLALVAAALVVISALTTYFLRDYLIAQVDEQLRGDTLSVARALDQAGGGRLLVNIPSDYVAAQATPADGVQEPSRYSGMSTEELPRFPVDYAGYQARVGEPFTVRSEDGRTRWRMLYTDLGNGRIIAFGQHLTDVDLAVKRLIWIDLLVGGAVMIILASVGAAIVRTSLKPLVEIERTAAAIAGGDLTRRVPDPEEGRPCPTSELGRLSRALNAMLAQIEAAFTARAASEAAARSAEVSARDAAAAAQASEARARRSEERMRQFVADASHELRTPLTTIRGFAELYRQGAAREPEQTAGLLRRIEDEAARMGLLVEDLLLLARLDRERPIALAPVELPVLASDAVQAARAVAPDRRIELDIEPGAGPLVVYGDDARLRQVIGNLMTNALTHTPPDASVTLRLRTEPGNLAVVEVADTGPGLTPEQAERVFERFYRADAARTRRAGGTTSTGLGLAIVAALVGAHHGTVEVAETPGGGATFRVKLPLLPETADQSD